A window of Paenibacillus polygoni contains these coding sequences:
- a CDS encoding YlmC/YmxH family sporulation protein produces MSSGDLTVRAMKISDFQTKDVINIIDGKRLGQISDLELDLRNGRIDAIVVPSYSRFMGLFGGGSDLIIPWRNIVKIGSDVVLVKMDEVKEHPGDGEQPSSERWERSRDEQRRGL; encoded by the coding sequence ATGAGTTCAGGAGATTTAACGGTAAGAGCGATGAAAATTTCGGATTTTCAAACCAAAGACGTAATTAATATTATCGATGGAAAAAGGCTTGGTCAGATTAGTGATCTGGAACTTGACCTTAGGAATGGGCGAATTGATGCGATTGTTGTCCCCAGTTACAGCCGCTTTATGGGGTTATTCGGCGGTGGTTCAGACCTGATCATTCCATGGCGTAATATTGTCAAAATCGGTTCTGATGTGGTTCTTGTTAAGATGGATGAGGTCAAGGAGCATCCAGGCGATGGAGAGCAGCCAAGTTCAGAACGATGGGAACGAAGCCGAGACGAGCAGCGGCGCGGGTTATGA
- the sigG gene encoding RNA polymerase sporulation sigma factor SigG yields MTRNKVEICGVDTAKLPVLTNVEMRELFTNLQQNNERSAREKLVNGNLRLVLSVIQRFNNRGEFVDDLFQVGCIGLMKAIDNFDLSQNVKFSTYAVPMIIGEIRRYLRDNNPIRVSRSLRDIAYKALQVRDALTNLNSREPTVSEISEVLGVPKEDVVFALDAIQDPVSLFEPIYHDGGDPIYVMDQISDDRNKDVTWIEEIALREAMLRLGQREKMILSMRFFEGKTQMEVADEIGISQAQVSRLEKSAIQQMQKHVKT; encoded by the coding sequence ATGACTCGTAATAAAGTCGAGATTTGTGGCGTGGATACCGCGAAACTGCCGGTCCTAACCAACGTAGAGATGCGTGAGTTATTTACAAATCTACAGCAAAATAATGAGCGCTCAGCTAGAGAGAAATTGGTGAATGGCAATTTGCGATTAGTACTCAGTGTCATTCAGCGTTTCAATAACCGGGGAGAATTCGTTGACGATTTGTTTCAGGTCGGTTGTATTGGTTTGATGAAAGCCATCGATAACTTTGATTTGTCTCAAAATGTAAAATTCTCCACGTATGCGGTACCGATGATTATCGGTGAGATTCGCAGATACCTTCGAGATAACAATCCGATTCGTGTATCAAGATCTCTGAGAGACATCGCATACAAAGCACTGCAAGTCAGGGATGCATTAACCAATCTCAATTCGCGGGAACCTACGGTTTCTGAGATATCTGAGGTGCTCGGTGTGCCCAAAGAAGATGTCGTGTTTGCGCTAGATGCAATTCAAGATCCCGTATCCTTGTTCGAACCGATCTATCATGACGGTGGTGATCCGATTTATGTAATGGATCAGATCAGTGACGACAGGAATAAGGATGTAACCTGGATTGAAGAAATTGCGCTTAGAGAAGCGATGCTCAGGCTGGGTCAGCGGGAAAAAATGATATTGTCTATGCGCTTTTTCGAAGGAAAAACGCAAATGGAAGTAGCAGATGAAATCGGCATTTCCCAGGCTCAAGTGTCACGTCTTGAGAAGTCAGCGATCCAGCAAATGCAGAAACATGTGAAGACGTAA
- the sigE gene encoding RNA polymerase sporulation sigma factor SigE translates to MLVKWKLAVQLQYYRFLFLFGLKSEEIYYIGGSEALPPPLTREEEEFLLQKLQTGDPAIRAMLIERNIRLVVYIARKFENTGINIEDLISIGAIGLIKAVNTFDPEKKIKLATYASRCIENEILMYLRRNSKIRSEVSFDEPLNIDWDGNELLLSDVLGTENDTIYRNIEEQVDRKLLHKALDKLTDRERMIMELRFGLQDGEEKTQKDVADMLGISQSYISRLEKRIIKRLRKEFNKMV, encoded by the coding sequence ATGCTTGTCAAATGGAAACTTGCCGTACAGCTGCAATATTACAGATTCTTATTTTTGTTTGGGCTAAAAAGCGAAGAGATTTATTATATTGGTGGAAGTGAAGCACTGCCCCCGCCGTTAACAAGGGAAGAGGAAGAATTTTTACTGCAAAAACTGCAGACAGGCGACCCTGCGATCCGGGCTATGCTGATCGAACGGAACATCCGGCTTGTCGTATACATTGCTCGCAAATTTGAGAATACCGGCATTAACATTGAAGATTTAATCTCTATTGGGGCAATTGGACTAATCAAGGCAGTGAACACGTTTGATCCAGAGAAAAAAATTAAGCTGGCGACTTATGCTTCCCGGTGTATTGAGAATGAAATATTGATGTACTTGCGGCGTAACAGTAAGATCCGGTCCGAAGTGTCTTTTGATGAGCCGCTGAATATCGACTGGGATGGAAATGAATTGCTGCTGTCTGATGTACTGGGTACCGAGAATGATACGATATACCGGAATATTGAAGAGCAAGTGGATCGGAAACTGCTGCACAAAGCATTAGACAAGCTGACAGATCGAGAGCGCATGATCATGGAACTAAGGTTCGGACTTCAAGACGGGGAAGAAAAAACACAAAAAGATGTTGCGGACATGCTGGGCATTTCCCAGTCTTACATTTCTCGGCTCGAAAAGAGAATCATTAAGCGGTTGCGTAAGGAATTCAATAAAATGGTGTAA
- the spoIIGA gene encoding sigma-E processing peptidase SpoIIGA — protein sequence MVVYIDLIFLTNLLIDWVLLFLTAWMQKKKPKWWRMIISSIIGALYVVMMFVPELTFLYTFLIKFTLSLFMIWTAFGFHSLQAFTKTIGTFYVVNFVAAGGILGVHYLLQSSADLFNGILFTTTGGISFELQVGFWFVFITFFAVLLVFKGVQSSKRKTEQMAVFFGDMIVEIGGVEVTCTGLVDTGNQLTDPLTRTPVTVMEASLWESYLPPSWKGRISEVSADTLIMELEEEFIWQDRLRLIPYRGINKGTTFMLALKPDSVKVIMNGTCYTPRRTLIGLDGGKLSSEGKYQAIIHPEYVQEPAVVNTTAGQTEKPLNVV from the coding sequence CTGGTTGTATATATCGACTTGATTTTTCTAACGAACCTGCTTATTGACTGGGTGTTGTTGTTCCTTACCGCTTGGATGCAGAAGAAAAAGCCAAAATGGTGGCGAATGATTATTTCTTCCATCATCGGGGCTTTGTATGTAGTAATGATGTTTGTTCCGGAACTTACTTTTTTGTACACCTTCTTAATCAAATTCACATTATCCCTGTTTATGATCTGGACCGCATTTGGATTTCATAGTTTACAAGCATTTACAAAAACAATAGGGACGTTTTATGTAGTTAACTTTGTGGCAGCGGGCGGCATACTCGGCGTTCATTATCTGCTGCAGAGTTCAGCTGATTTATTTAATGGTATTTTATTTACGACAACAGGCGGCATCTCATTTGAACTTCAGGTTGGCTTTTGGTTTGTGTTTATTACTTTTTTTGCGGTTCTGCTTGTTTTTAAAGGAGTACAGTCGAGCAAAAGAAAGACGGAACAGATGGCTGTTTTTTTCGGAGATATGATCGTTGAGATAGGGGGAGTGGAAGTCACTTGTACAGGGCTCGTGGATACCGGGAATCAGCTTACCGATCCACTCACACGGACACCGGTTACCGTGATGGAAGCTTCCTTGTGGGAATCTTATCTGCCCCCTTCTTGGAAAGGGAGAATCTCAGAAGTTTCAGCAGACACGTTAATTATGGAGCTCGAAGAGGAGTTCATCTGGCAAGATCGTCTTAGGCTGATCCCTTACCGGGGGATTAACAAAGGAACAACGTTTATGCTTGCACTTAAACCAGACTCGGTAAAAGTAATAATGAACGGGACTTGCTATACACCAAGGCGTACCCTGATTGGACTCGATGGAGGGAAGTTATCTTCGGAAGGGAAGTATCAGGCCATCATTCACCCGGAATATGTGCAAGAGCCTGCTGTAGTCAATACAACGGCCGGTCAAACAGAAAAGCCGCTGAACGTGGTATAG
- the ftsZ gene encoding cell division protein FtsZ, whose product MLEFDFDMESLAQIKVIGVGGGGSNAVNRMIENGVQGVEFITVNTDAQALHLARSEHKLQIGDKLTRGLGAGANPEVGKKAAEESRDLIANTLKGADMVFVTAGMGGGTGTGAAPVIAEIAKECGALTVGVVTRPFTFEGRKRYNQAEHGIEALKEKVDTLIVIPNDRLLEIVDKKTPMLEAFREADNVLRQAVQGISDLIQVPGLINLDFADVKTIMTERGSALMGIGMATGENRAAEAARKAIMSPLLETSIEGARGVIMNITGGSNLSLYEVNEAAEIVTSASDLEVNMIFGAIIDENLKEEIKVTVIATGFESKPEPIPQSTRKPVQSNTEPQESRPSNNLKPFSNAPGSDQLDIPTFLRNRSRNNGSNHNE is encoded by the coding sequence ATGTTGGAATTTGATTTCGATATGGAGAGCTTGGCTCAGATAAAAGTAATAGGTGTCGGTGGCGGCGGAAGTAATGCGGTTAACCGAATGATTGAGAATGGTGTGCAAGGAGTCGAATTCATTACGGTGAATACGGATGCTCAAGCACTGCATTTAGCCCGCTCAGAACACAAACTTCAAATCGGTGATAAGCTCACAAGAGGACTTGGCGCTGGTGCCAATCCAGAAGTAGGTAAAAAGGCTGCAGAAGAGTCTCGTGATCTGATTGCGAATACCTTAAAAGGTGCGGACATGGTGTTCGTTACTGCTGGTATGGGCGGAGGTACAGGAACAGGTGCTGCTCCTGTTATCGCTGAGATCGCTAAAGAGTGCGGAGCGTTAACAGTTGGTGTGGTTACACGTCCATTCACATTCGAAGGACGTAAACGTTATAATCAAGCAGAGCACGGTATTGAAGCCCTCAAAGAAAAAGTAGATACACTGATTGTGATTCCAAATGATCGTTTGCTTGAGATTGTAGATAAGAAGACTCCAATGCTTGAAGCTTTCCGCGAAGCTGATAATGTTCTTCGCCAAGCAGTACAAGGTATTTCTGACTTGATTCAAGTACCAGGTCTTATCAACCTTGACTTTGCCGATGTTAAAACCATTATGACAGAACGCGGTTCTGCACTTATGGGTATCGGTATGGCTACGGGAGAGAATCGGGCTGCTGAAGCTGCACGTAAAGCAATTATGAGTCCGCTCCTGGAGACTTCGATTGAAGGAGCACGCGGTGTTATCATGAACATTACAGGTGGTTCTAACCTGTCCTTGTATGAAGTAAACGAAGCAGCCGAGATTGTTACATCTGCTTCTGATCTAGAAGTAAATATGATCTTTGGTGCGATCATTGACGAGAACCTGAAAGAGGAAATCAAGGTTACGGTTATCGCGACAGGATTCGAGAGTAAGCCGGAGCCTATCCCGCAGTCTACTCGCAAACCGGTTCAATCTAATACTGAACCGCAAGAGAGCCGTCCGTCAAACAACCTGAAACCGTTCAGTAATGCACCGGGTTCGGATCAACTTGATATTCCGACGTTCTTACGTAATCGCTCGAGAAATAATGGCAGCAATCATAACGAATAA
- the ftsA gene encoding cell division protein FtsA: MSNNDIIVSLDIGTSKVRAIIGEINNGTFNIIGVGSADSEGIRKGAIVDIDQTVQSIRNAVDHAERMVGIQISEVYVGISGNHIGLMTSHGVVAVSNEDREIGEEDMERVLKAAEVIAIPPEREIIDVVARQYVVDGLEGIQDPRGMIGVRLEVEATIITGAKTAIHNLLRCVEKSGLKVKDLVLMSLGAGLLSLSKDEKGMGSVLVDIGAGMTTIAVFEEGSMVATSTLPIGGEFVTNDIAYGLRTLTEQAEKVKLKYGCAWLDDAASDVVFKVTRIGSNVDKEFTQEDLAAIIEPRVQEIFQLIHQEVKRLGYTELPGGYILTGGTVAMPGVLQVARHELAASVRIAVPDYIGVRDPGYTSGVGILHNVIRGIKVRPANNNPGGGGNNKKPTNRVKPNPAPEEEQKPGFFERLKNMFSELI, translated from the coding sequence TTGAGCAACAATGACATCATTGTTAGTTTGGACATCGGTACATCCAAAGTTCGGGCTATTATTGGGGAAATTAATAATGGAACCTTTAATATTATTGGAGTTGGATCTGCCGACTCAGAAGGAATTCGTAAAGGTGCAATTGTAGACATTGACCAGACTGTACAATCGATCCGCAACGCAGTAGATCACGCGGAACGTATGGTTGGTATTCAAATATCCGAAGTTTATGTCGGGATCTCTGGAAATCATATCGGGCTTATGACAAGTCACGGTGTTGTGGCAGTATCAAATGAGGACCGCGAGATCGGTGAAGAAGACATGGAACGGGTGTTGAAAGCAGCAGAAGTCATCGCGATCCCGCCGGAACGCGAGATCATAGATGTTGTGGCAAGGCAGTATGTAGTTGATGGTCTTGAAGGAATTCAGGATCCTCGCGGTATGATCGGTGTTCGTCTTGAAGTTGAAGCGACGATCATTACAGGGGCGAAGACTGCCATACATAACTTGTTGCGCTGCGTTGAGAAATCAGGACTGAAAGTGAAAGATCTGGTGCTCATGTCTCTTGGAGCAGGGCTGTTGTCCTTATCCAAAGATGAAAAAGGAATGGGTTCTGTACTGGTTGATATCGGTGCAGGAATGACCACGATTGCTGTGTTTGAGGAAGGCTCAATGGTTGCAACTTCGACACTGCCAATCGGCGGGGAGTTTGTTACTAACGATATTGCTTACGGACTGCGAACCTTGACAGAGCAAGCTGAGAAGGTCAAGCTTAAGTATGGTTGTGCTTGGCTTGATGATGCAGCTAGTGATGTTGTATTCAAAGTAACACGTATTGGCAGTAACGTGGATAAAGAATTTACTCAGGAAGATTTGGCAGCGATCATAGAACCTCGTGTGCAAGAAATCTTCCAATTAATTCATCAGGAAGTAAAGCGACTGGGTTATACAGAGCTACCTGGAGGTTATATACTAACAGGCGGTACTGTAGCGATGCCAGGTGTGTTACAGGTTGCTAGACATGAACTTGCTGCTTCCGTTAGAATTGCAGTGCCGGATTATATCGGTGTAAGGGATCCAGGCTATACGAGCGGTGTAGGGATTTTGCATAATGTCATTCGTGGTATCAAAGTAAGACCAGCGAATAATAATCCTGGTGGCGGAGGCAATAACAAAAAACCAACCAATCGAGTTAAGCCGAATCCGGCTCCGGAAGAAGAACAAAAACCGGGGTTTTTCGAACGCTTAAAAAATATGTTCAGTGAATTGATATAG
- a CDS encoding cell division protein FtsQ/DivIB: MPKNQLPALKKESMPKRKTSRKLITILILLFIAMLAVIFFRSPVSKISQVQIDGNVFTTKDEILAKSGLQVGNPFFSDNGSDIEKKLEEMPSVSEATVDKQFPGTIVIHIKEYDPVAYELAADGHLHAILSSGVSVTLPDRGISVEKPILTHWEDGNPLKTELSEILKNIPNELTTDISEIMPSPTPSFPDRIKLYTKSQFEVITTVSLLEDKVSYLNQVIETEKPGIITMLEADSYEPFIPDTEEDEEVETVE, from the coding sequence ATGCCAAAAAATCAATTGCCCGCTCTCAAAAAAGAGAGCATGCCAAAACGTAAAACAAGCCGTAAACTAATCACGATTCTCATCCTTTTATTTATTGCTATGCTTGCTGTTATATTTTTCAGATCGCCAGTCAGCAAAATTTCCCAGGTTCAGATTGATGGAAATGTGTTTACTACTAAAGATGAGATTTTAGCAAAGAGCGGCCTTCAAGTGGGTAATCCGTTTTTTAGTGATAATGGCAGTGATATAGAGAAGAAGTTGGAAGAGATGCCTTCTGTATCTGAGGCAACAGTGGACAAGCAGTTCCCGGGTACAATCGTAATCCACATTAAAGAATACGATCCAGTAGCTTACGAACTGGCTGCAGACGGACACCTTCATGCTATTTTATCCAGTGGAGTGAGTGTTACGCTTCCTGACCGCGGAATTTCCGTAGAAAAACCGATCTTGACACATTGGGAGGATGGCAATCCGCTAAAAACAGAGTTGTCTGAGATCCTTAAGAACATACCTAATGAACTTACCACAGATATTTCTGAAATTATGCCATCGCCTACCCCGTCGTTTCCTGATCGGATTAAACTTTACACAAAATCACAGTTTGAAGTAATTACTACGGTGTCCTTGTTAGAAGATAAGGTAAGCTATTTAAATCAAGTAATTGAAACGGAAAAACCAGGGATCATCACCATGCTTGAAGCAGACTCCTATGAACCCTTTATTCCAGATACAGAGGAAGATGAGGAAGTAGAGACAGTTGAATGA
- the murA gene encoding UDP-N-acetylglucosamine 1-carboxyvinyltransferase: MDKLVIEGGKPLSGSIRIHGAKNAALPIMAASLLAEGNTQLHNVPHLLDIEVMLHILERLGCGAKHDSGKVTIDTSLVSSARVPEDLMSKMRSSIFLMGPLLARFGEVSIYQPGGCAIGERKIDLHLRGLEALGAVIEEKDSQITCRAKKLIGADVQLDFPSVGATENIMMAAATARGTTTITNAAREPEIQDLQNFLNAMGANIIGAGTSTITIHGVDSLTSCTYEIIPDRIVAGTVLIAAAATRGNVTLTHCNPSHLNSLIHVLKRAGVQTSVCNDIINVSCLGRPKAVDRIVTSPYPSFPTDLQSQVMVLLSLADGFSVMKETVFEARFKHVDELNVMGADISVDMNAAFIRGVPRLYGATVEATDLRAGAALVIAGLAAQGRTVVEQVHHIDRGYDRIEQLFQSLGASVERQPVSFVAP; the protein is encoded by the coding sequence TTGGACAAATTGGTGATTGAAGGCGGGAAACCCCTATCAGGATCCATACGTATCCATGGAGCTAAAAATGCTGCTTTGCCTATCATGGCAGCAAGTTTACTTGCAGAAGGAAACACGCAGCTCCATAATGTACCTCATTTGCTCGACATTGAGGTAATGTTACACATTTTAGAACGGCTCGGATGTGGTGCAAAACATGACTCAGGAAAAGTAACCATCGACACATCCTTAGTCAGTTCTGCTAGAGTACCGGAAGACTTAATGAGCAAGATGCGCTCCTCCATTTTTTTAATGGGTCCTTTGCTTGCCAGATTTGGTGAAGTGTCCATCTATCAGCCTGGAGGATGTGCGATCGGGGAAAGAAAGATAGATCTGCATTTGAGAGGACTCGAGGCGCTGGGTGCGGTGATTGAGGAGAAGGATTCTCAAATTACTTGCCGTGCCAAGAAACTAATCGGTGCAGATGTACAACTTGATTTTCCAAGTGTCGGGGCCACGGAAAATATCATGATGGCTGCTGCAACAGCCAGAGGGACGACAACGATCACGAATGCTGCAAGAGAACCCGAGATTCAGGATCTTCAAAATTTCTTGAATGCAATGGGTGCGAACATTATCGGAGCGGGCACGAGTACCATTACGATTCACGGAGTCGATTCATTAACCTCTTGTACCTATGAGATTATACCGGACCGGATTGTGGCAGGTACAGTGCTGATTGCTGCTGCTGCAACAAGGGGAAATGTCACTCTTACTCACTGCAATCCATCGCACTTAAATTCTCTTATCCATGTGCTGAAGCGCGCCGGTGTTCAAACGAGTGTATGCAATGATATAATAAACGTAAGCTGTTTGGGGCGACCTAAAGCGGTTGATCGTATTGTTACTTCACCATACCCTTCGTTTCCTACAGATCTTCAATCACAGGTTATGGTGTTACTCAGTTTGGCAGATGGATTTAGTGTAATGAAAGAGACCGTCTTCGAAGCAAGATTTAAGCATGTTGATGAACTGAATGTAATGGGTGCTGATATTTCTGTTGATATGAACGCTGCTTTTATACGTGGTGTTCCGCGGCTTTATGGGGCCACAGTAGAAGCAACCGATTTACGCGCCGGTGCTGCGCTTGTGATTGCAGGACTTGCCGCACAAGGAAGAACCGTCGTTGAACAAGTGCATCATATTGATCGGGGTTATGATCGAATTGAGCAGTTGTTTCAATCACTTGGGGCTTCTGTGGAACGTCAGCCAGTGAGCTTTGTTGCACCGTAA
- the murG gene encoding undecaprenyldiphospho-muramoylpentapeptide beta-N-acetylglucosaminyltransferase yields MRVVLTGGGTGGHIYPAVAVARQLESEDNTAEFLYIGGKKGLESKLVPQENIPFQSIEISGFKRKLSFDNVKTILRFLEAVKESRKMLKEFKPDVVVGTGGYVCGPVVYAAAKLGIPSIIHEQNAIPGLTNKFLSRYVDTVAVSFEGAEKAFSSAKNTIYTGNPRATTVQHANPERGFASLGIPKGSKVVLIVGGSRGAKAINDAMIQMADQLKNLGEIHVVYVTGDGYYESTLQAIKERLGHIPSYLHVLPYVHNMPEVLAATSLIVNRAGASFLAEITSLGIPAILIPSPNVTNNHQEANARTLEKAGAARMLLEKDLTGIALFQNIEDIMKDEKIQRSMMEASKRLGKPDSASLLVAEMKRIAKNK; encoded by the coding sequence ATGCGCGTTGTACTAACCGGCGGGGGCACAGGCGGACATATCTATCCGGCTGTTGCTGTCGCAAGACAATTAGAATCAGAAGATAACACGGCGGAATTTTTATATATCGGAGGTAAAAAGGGGCTCGAAAGCAAACTTGTTCCGCAAGAGAACATCCCTTTTCAATCGATTGAAATATCTGGTTTCAAAAGAAAGTTATCTTTTGATAATGTGAAAACGATCCTTCGTTTTCTTGAAGCAGTAAAGGAATCTAGAAAAATGCTGAAGGAATTTAAACCCGATGTAGTGGTGGGTACTGGCGGTTATGTATGCGGTCCTGTTGTGTATGCTGCAGCAAAGCTGGGCATTCCAAGCATTATACATGAACAAAATGCAATTCCTGGGCTCACCAACAAGTTTTTGAGTCGGTACGTCGATACGGTGGCTGTTAGCTTTGAAGGAGCGGAGAAAGCCTTCTCTTCCGCAAAGAACACCATATATACCGGTAATCCGCGTGCTACTACGGTACAACATGCGAACCCAGAGCGTGGATTTGCTTCGCTTGGTATTCCGAAAGGAAGTAAAGTAGTACTGATTGTTGGAGGCAGCAGAGGAGCTAAAGCAATCAATGATGCAATGATTCAAATGGCAGATCAGCTAAAGAATTTAGGCGAGATCCATGTGGTATACGTAACAGGAGATGGCTATTATGAATCAACCCTTCAGGCAATAAAGGAACGTTTAGGACATATTCCAAGTTATCTGCATGTTCTACCGTACGTGCACAACATGCCTGAGGTGCTGGCAGCTACCTCGTTAATCGTTAACCGGGCCGGCGCTTCTTTTCTTGCGGAGATTACCTCGCTTGGAATTCCTGCTATTCTCATTCCTTCACCGAATGTAACCAATAACCATCAAGAAGCGAATGCAAGGACGCTTGAAAAAGCAGGAGCAGCTCGGATGCTGCTTGAGAAGGATCTTACGGGTATTGCTTTATTTCAGAATATCGAAGATATCATGAAAGATGAGAAGATTCAGCGTTCTATGATGGAAGCTTCAAAGCGTCTCGGAAAACCGGATTCTGCCTCCTTATTAGTAGCTGAAATGAAACGTATTGCGAAAAATAAATAA
- the spoVE gene encoding stage V sporulation protein E, giving the protein MKQTRPAPDFWLIICIVSLLAIGLVMVYSAGSVLAFRQYGDSFYFVKRQLLFAGLGLAAMFFTANVDYRIWRNYAKYILVFCFILLIIVLIPGVGVVRGGARSWLGISSFGIQPSEFMKLGMILFLAKWLSKDPDAIKNFTSGLLPPLALMGTAFALIMLQPDLGTGTVMMGASMLIIFTAGARMKHLLLLGLGGLVGFAGLIAAAPYRLQRITAFLDPWSDPLGSGYQILQSLYAIGPGGLGGLGLGMSRQKYSYVPEPQTDFIFSILAEELGFIGGLIVLMLFLMLVWRGMRVAMTIPDAFGSLLGVGIVGMVAVQVIINIGVVIGLMPVTGITLPLISYGGSSLTLMLTALGILLNLSRYAR; this is encoded by the coding sequence ATGAAACAGACCCGTCCAGCGCCCGATTTTTGGCTGATCATCTGCATTGTATCTTTACTTGCCATCGGTCTTGTAATGGTATACAGTGCGGGTTCTGTCCTCGCTTTCCGTCAATACGGCGACTCTTTCTATTTTGTAAAGAGGCAGTTGTTATTTGCGGGGCTGGGGCTAGCTGCCATGTTCTTCACTGCCAATGTGGATTACCGGATTTGGCGCAATTATGCAAAGTATATCCTTGTTTTTTGCTTTATCTTGCTTATTATCGTATTGATTCCTGGAGTCGGCGTTGTTCGCGGCGGAGCGAGAAGTTGGCTCGGAATCAGTTCGTTCGGTATTCAGCCCTCCGAGTTTATGAAGCTCGGGATGATCTTATTTCTGGCCAAATGGCTCAGTAAAGACCCGGATGCAATTAAAAATTTCACATCGGGATTATTGCCGCCGCTTGCTTTAATGGGAACCGCATTTGCTCTTATTATGCTTCAGCCAGACCTTGGTACCGGCACGGTAATGATGGGAGCTTCTATGCTGATTATTTTTACAGCGGGGGCAAGAATGAAACATTTACTGTTGCTAGGTTTGGGCGGGTTAGTGGGTTTTGCGGGCCTTATCGCAGCAGCACCTTATCGCCTGCAGCGGATCACCGCTTTTCTTGATCCCTGGTCAGATCCGCTGGGCTCTGGTTATCAAATTCTCCAATCCCTATACGCGATCGGTCCAGGGGGCCTTGGAGGGCTGGGTCTTGGAATGAGCCGACAGAAATATAGTTATGTTCCAGAACCGCAAACGGACTTTATTTTTTCTATTCTAGCGGAAGAACTCGGGTTTATAGGCGGTCTCATCGTACTTATGCTCTTTTTGATGCTGGTATGGAGAGGAATGCGAGTTGCGATGACGATTCCGGATGCTTTTGGAAGTCTGCTTGGGGTAGGGATTGTGGGAATGGTTGCTGTTCAGGTCATCATTAATATTGGAGTTGTTATCGGGCTGATGCCTGTTACGGGAATTACGCTCCCGTTAATCAGTTATGGAGGTTCATCTCTGACGCTGATGCTTACAGCACTAGGAATTTTACTTAATTTATCACGTTATGCGAGGTGA